CGTCCTCATCCTCCGCGCGCTCGCGTGGGAGCCGATGCACGGCTACGCCATCGCCCGCTGGCTCGACGCGCGCAGCGACGGCGTCCTCGGCGTCGACGGCGCCGCGCTCTATCAGGCGCTCCATCGCCTCGAGCACCGCAAGTGGGTCGCGGCGTCGTGGGGGCTCTCGGAGAACAACCGCCGAGCGAAGTTCTACGCGCTCACCCCCGGCGGCCGCGCGCGCCTGCGCAGCGAGTCCGCGACGTGGGCGCGGTACGCGGAGGCCGTCTTCAAGGTGCTCAGCCCGGGCTGACGGAGGCCACATGCCGGTGCGCGGTCGGCGGTTCCGTTTTCGCTTCCCGTGGCGCTCGCGCGGCGAGATCGCGCGCGACGTCGACGCGGAGCTCGCGTTCCATCTCGACATGCGGGCGCGCGACCTCGTCGCGGCCGGCCTCGCGCCCGACGAGGCGCGGCGCCAGGCCTGCGCGGAGTTCGGCGACCTCGCGTTCACACGCGACTACTGCCGCGATCTCGACGAGCGAGGCGAGCGCGTCGCCCGATGGACCGACCGCGTGGCGGAGTGGCGGCAGGACGCGCGCTACGCGTGGCGCGGCGTGCGCCGCAGTCCCGCGTTCGCCGCCGTGTCGCTCGTCACGCTGCTGCTCGCGCTCGGCGCGAACACGGCGATCTTCGGCGTCACGCGCGCCGTGCTGCTCGCGCCGCTGCCGTACCGCGCGCCGGCGTCGCTCGTGGCGGTGTACGAGCGCGCGCCCGACGAGCCGGCGGGACGCATGCCGCTGTCGGTGCCGGATCTGCTCGACTACCGGGCCGCGCAGCGTACGCTCGCCGGCCTCGCCGCGTACACCGGCCGGACGGTGACGTGGCGTCCGCGGAGCGGCGATCCCGAGCTGTTCGATGCGCTCTCGGTGACGGCGAACACGTTCGCGATACTCGGCGCGCGGCCGCTGCTCGGTCGCGTGTT
This DNA window, taken from Gemmatirosa kalamazoonensis, encodes the following:
- a CDS encoding PadR family transcriptional regulator produces the protein MKRAPPEMLQGTVDVLILRALAWEPMHGYAIARWLDARSDGVLGVDGAALYQALHRLEHRKWVAASWGLSENNRRAKFYALTPGGRARLRSESATWARYAEAVFKVLSPG